ATTTCAAGAAGCGTTTCTGCTCGTGTCACCAGACTCTCCCCGGATTGCAGCGAGTTGAACATTATCTTCATATATATAGCTTTAGTTAATTGATCGTCGAAAAATCGAAGCGACCCAATTATAGCCAGGATCGCCGCTTCTCCTGGGAATCTTTCGGCAAACGCCGAGGAATTCACCCAAAACGCCTAACTCGAACCTTGCTTTCATTGAGAATATTCTTTGAGAGCTCGTCGATATATTCGTCCTTATAAACCACTTCCTCTATACCAGCATTTACTAACATTTTCGCACAAAGGACGCAGGGGAAGTTTGTCGTGTAAATCGTGCCACCCTTGATACTTACTCCAAAATAGGCGGCCTGAATGATCGCATTCTGTTCGGCATGAACGCCTCGACACAACTCGTGTCTCGTACCGGATTCAACATTGTTTTGAACCCTCACACACCCCACTTCTGCGCAGTGTTTGAGGCCTCTTGGGGCACCATTGTAACCCGTTGCAAGAACGCGCTTTTCCTTCACTATCACGGCGCCCACCTGTCTTCTTAAACATGTTGAGCGGGTAGCCACTAATTCAGCCATCTTCATGAAGTAAGTGTCGTTGTCTGGTCTTGCCATCGCTACAGGATGTATGAACGTTGAGTATATCCTTTTTTCTTATGTAACAATGAGGCTTTGTATTTCCGCGTTAGCAAGTTCAATTGATCTTCAGCAAGGCGCCATTGTATGAGAGGCGA
The nucleotide sequence above comes from Methanomassiliicoccales archaeon. Encoded proteins:
- a CDS encoding cytidine/deoxycytidylate deaminase family protein encodes the protein MARPDNDTYFMKMAELVATRSTCLRRQVGAVIVKEKRVLATGYNGAPRGLKHCAEVGCVRVQNNVESGTRHELCRGVHAEQNAIIQAAYFGVSIKGGTIYTTNFPCVLCAKMLVNAGIEEVVYKDEYIDELSKNILNESKVRVRRFG